A portion of the Polaribacter cellanae genome contains these proteins:
- the tnpA gene encoding IS200/IS605 family transposase produces MPFIKVYIHFVWSTKNRIPFLETKELRQKVWNHIKANATEKGIFIDCINGYSEHCHCLISLGSDQNIEKVMQLIKGESAFWINKEKLTKEKFQWQSEYFAVSVSESMVEKVRNYIKKQEIHHHKKSFQEEYEEFILKYGFKKNNDK; encoded by the coding sequence ATGCCTTTTATAAAAGTTTACATTCATTTTGTTTGGAGTACAAAAAATAGAATCCCCTTTTTAGAAACGAAAGAGTTAAGACAAAAAGTTTGGAATCATATAAAAGCAAATGCAACAGAAAAAGGAATTTTTATTGATTGTATAAATGGATATTCAGAACATTGTCATTGCTTGATTTCTCTGGGTTCAGATCAAAATATAGAAAAAGTGATGCAATTGATAAAGGGAGAATCTGCTTTTTGGATTAATAAAGAAAAATTAACCAAAGAAAAGTTTCAATGGCAAAGTGAATATTTTGCAGTTTCAGTTTCAGAATCTATGGTCGAAAAAGTTAGAAATTATATTAAAAAACAAGAAATACATCATCATAAAAAATCTTTTCAGGAAGAATATGAGGAATTTATTTTGAAATATGGTTTTAAGAAAAATAATGATAAATGA
- a CDS encoding ComEC/Rec2 family competence protein, whose product MHFTVFLIIGILVQFYTNFWQFNFQESFLIFLVFAFLLLIRNRFFTTILTAIIFFTIGVFAVFITDCSNYDNYYQHHLKNETNAVLKITKVLKSGNYSDKYEAEVIQIQQQKTRGTILLNVQKDSFSNSLKVDDLVKLKADFLAIYPPLNPYQFNYKSYLARQGIYQQIFTENNQFLNLESQSSTIIGLSAKFRDLVQESLKKYHFKEDELSVINALLLGQRQDVSKELIADYSRAGAIHILAVSGLHVGVILLMLSFLLKPLERIQNGKYLKTILIIFLLWMFAFIAGLSASVLRAVTMFTFLAVGLGFKKKNVVFFSLVSSLFLLLIIKPMFLFDVGFQLSYLAVFGIIWVQPKLYQLMQPKVKILDKIWQLFTVSIAAQVGILPLSIYYFEQIPGLFLASNLVIIPFLMYILIGGIVIIITSLLNILPQFVADLYGIVISWMNNFVSWISHQEVFLFKEISISFLWMLAWYAFIILGIDFLMYKKPKKLMYVLIAILGVQSIYFYETKTKENKEEIIVFHKSRSSIIGKRLGENLLLQHDLDTLNFKDNFSVKSYRVSEGISETNSVNFNNFIQFKDKNILLVDSLGIYQLDNLKNPIILLQYSPKINLERLIKAIKPSKIVADGSNYKSYVFRWEETSKKQKTPFYYTGKNGAYILY is encoded by the coding sequence ATGCACTTTACAGTGTTTTTAATAATTGGAATCCTCGTTCAATTTTATACAAATTTTTGGCAGTTTAATTTTCAAGAATCTTTTTTAATATTTTTAGTATTTGCATTTTTATTACTGATTAGAAATCGCTTTTTTACAACTATTTTAACTGCAATTATTTTCTTTACTATTGGTGTTTTTGCAGTTTTTATTACAGATTGCTCTAACTACGATAATTATTATCAACATCATTTAAAAAACGAAACAAACGCTGTTCTTAAAATAACTAAAGTTTTAAAATCTGGAAATTATTCAGATAAATATGAAGCTGAAGTAATTCAAATTCAACAACAAAAAACGAGAGGAACCATTTTATTAAATGTTCAAAAAGATAGTTTTTCTAATTCTTTAAAAGTAGATGATTTAGTAAAATTAAAAGCTGATTTTTTAGCGATATATCCGCCTTTGAACCCATATCAATTTAACTATAAATCTTATTTGGCTAGACAAGGAATTTATCAACAAATATTTACAGAAAATAATCAGTTTTTAAATTTGGAGTCTCAAAGTTCCACGATTATTGGTTTGTCTGCAAAATTTAGAGATTTAGTACAAGAATCACTAAAGAAATATCATTTTAAAGAAGACGAATTATCTGTAATAAATGCGTTGCTTTTAGGGCAAAGACAAGATGTTTCGAAAGAATTAATTGCAGATTATTCCAGAGCAGGCGCAATTCATATTCTAGCAGTTTCGGGTTTACATGTTGGTGTAATATTGTTAATGCTTTCTTTTCTATTAAAACCTTTAGAAAGAATACAAAATGGAAAATACTTAAAAACGATACTTATAATTTTTCTATTATGGATGTTTGCTTTTATTGCAGGTCTTTCTGCATCTGTATTAAGAGCAGTAACTATGTTTACATTTTTGGCAGTTGGCTTGGGTTTTAAAAAGAAAAATGTTGTTTTTTTCTCTTTAGTATCTTCCTTATTTCTACTACTAATAATAAAACCAATGTTTCTGTTTGATGTTGGTTTCCAGCTAAGTTATTTGGCAGTTTTTGGGATTATTTGGGTACAACCAAAATTATATCAACTCATGCAACCAAAAGTAAAAATTTTAGATAAAATATGGCAATTATTCACAGTTTCAATAGCTGCTCAAGTAGGAATTTTACCTTTAAGTATCTATTATTTTGAACAAATTCCAGGGTTATTTTTAGCTTCTAACTTAGTAATTATTCCTTTCTTGATGTATATTTTAATTGGTGGAATTGTAATAATTATTACTTCATTATTAAATATTTTACCGCAATTTGTAGCAGATTTATATGGAATTGTAATTTCGTGGATGAATAATTTTGTAAGTTGGATTTCGCATCAAGAAGTCTTTTTATTCAAAGAAATATCTATTTCTTTTTTGTGGATGCTGGCTTGGTATGCATTTATTATTTTAGGGATTGATTTTTTAATGTATAAAAAACCTAAAAAATTAATGTATGTTTTAATTGCAATTTTAGGAGTACAAAGTATTTATTTTTATGAAACAAAAACCAAAGAAAATAAAGAGGAGATAATTGTTTTTCATAAAAGTAGATCTTCCATAATTGGTAAAAGATTAGGAGAAAACCTGCTATTGCAACACGATTTAGACACCTTAAATTTTAAAGATAATTTTAGTGTAAAATCTTACAGAGTTTCAGAAGGAATTTCGGAAACAAATTCTGTAAACTTCAATAATTTTATTCAATTTAAAGACAAGAATATTTTGTTAGTAGATAGTTTAGGAATCTATCAATTAGATAATTTAAAGAACCCAATTATTCTACTGCAATATTCTCCAAAAATAAATTTAGAAAGACTAATTAAAGCCATAAAACCAAGTAAAATAGTAGCAGATGGTTCTAATTATAAAAGCTATGTATTTCGATGGGAAGAAACGTCTAAAAAACAAAAAACTCCATTTTATTACACAGGCAAAAATGGAGCTTATATTTTATATTAA
- a CDS encoding S9 family peptidase produces the protein MKKLFILATILFLSNCKDKDTTASNENIGSKEITLEEIWNGTFSPDGMNALNSMNGDFYSLLNYDKDTKETTVDKYSYQTLEKVETIVNSKNLQDLDGFSSYSFNADETKLILGTNFKKIFRRSFKGTFYAYDIASKKLSLIGEDIQEPIFSPDNKKIAYAKNNDLFIKDFANNSLIQVTKDGKKNSIINGVTDWVYEEEFGFVRAFEWSKDSKSLAFLRFDESEVPTFSMDIVGTGNYPTQQVLKYPKAGEKNADVALHMFTISNKRTKKIALGNYEYIPRIKWSNDANILVATTLNRHQNDLKLHKVNATNGSTTLLLNETDKAYVDIHDNLTFLADNSFIWTSEKDGFNHIYHYDFYGKLINQVTKGKWEVTNYYGFNKDKKTIYYQSVENGSINRGIYSIDLDGNNKKLLSKKEGTNYAAFSTNLNYFINTYSSAKTPPIYSLYTAEGEMLKVIKENHKLQKDLLDYKMSPKEFSTIEINGNELNMWMIKPVDFDENKKYPLLMFQYSGPGSQQVANKWNASNDYWHNMLAQKGMIVACVDGRGTGFKGSDFKKSTYLNLVKYETEDQIAAAKKLAERSYIDKNNIGIWGWSFGGHMSTNSLLKGNDIFTTAIAVAPVTSWRFYDTVYTERFLRTPQENPAGYDENSPINYADKLEGNYLLVHGTGDDNVHVQNSYRMINALIKANKQFDMFIVPYRTHGIYKGKNMRLNLYTKMTNFLEAHLLNNK, from the coding sequence ATGAAAAAACTATTCATTTTAGCAACTATTTTATTTTTATCTAATTGTAAAGATAAAGACACAACAGCTTCAAACGAAAATATAGGCTCCAAAGAAATAACTTTAGAAGAGATTTGGAATGGCACGTTTTCTCCTGATGGAATGAATGCTTTAAACTCCATGAATGGCGATTTTTATTCCCTTTTAAATTACGATAAAGATACCAAAGAAACCACAGTAGATAAATATAGCTACCAAACTTTAGAAAAAGTAGAAACCATTGTAAATAGTAAAAATTTACAAGATTTAGACGGATTTTCTTCTTACAGTTTTAATGCAGATGAAACCAAATTAATTTTAGGAACAAATTTCAAAAAGATATTTAGACGTTCTTTTAAAGGTACTTTTTATGCGTATGATATCGCTTCCAAAAAACTGAGTTTAATTGGCGAAGACATTCAAGAGCCAATTTTTTCTCCAGACAATAAAAAGATTGCTTATGCAAAAAACAACGATCTTTTTATTAAAGATTTTGCAAATAATTCTTTGATTCAAGTTACAAAAGATGGTAAGAAAAACAGTATTATTAACGGAGTTACAGATTGGGTTTACGAAGAGGAATTTGGTTTCGTAAGAGCTTTTGAATGGAGTAAAGACAGTAAAAGTTTAGCTTTTTTACGTTTCGATGAAAGCGAAGTCCCAACTTTTTCTATGGATATTGTTGGTACTGGAAATTACCCAACGCAACAAGTTCTTAAATACCCAAAAGCGGGCGAAAAAAATGCAGATGTAGCTTTGCATATGTTTACCATTTCCAATAAAAGAACAAAGAAAATTGCTTTGGGCAATTACGAATATATTCCAAGAATTAAATGGTCTAATGATGCGAATATTTTAGTTGCAACGACTTTGAATCGTCATCAAAATGATTTAAAACTACACAAAGTAAATGCTACAAATGGCAGTACTACTTTGCTTTTAAATGAAACCGATAAAGCTTATGTAGATATTCATGATAATTTAACTTTTTTAGCAGACAATAGTTTTATTTGGACGAGCGAAAAAGACGGATTCAATCATATTTATCACTATGATTTCTATGGAAAACTAATCAACCAAGTTACCAAAGGAAAGTGGGAAGTAACGAATTACTATGGCTTTAATAAAGACAAGAAAACAATTTATTATCAATCTGTAGAAAATGGTTCTATCAATAGAGGTATCTATTCTATTGATTTAGATGGGAATAATAAGAAACTTCTAAGTAAGAAAGAAGGCACAAATTATGCTGCTTTTAGTACGAATTTAAATTATTTTATAAACACGTATTCATCAGCAAAAACACCTCCAATTTATTCTTTATACACTGCTGAAGGGGAAATGTTAAAAGTAATCAAAGAAAACCATAAACTACAAAAAGATTTATTGGATTATAAAATGAGTCCGAAAGAATTTTCTACCATAGAAATCAATGGAAACGAATTAAATATGTGGATGATTAAACCTGTGGATTTTGATGAGAATAAAAAATATCCATTATTAATGTTTCAATATTCTGGACCTGGTTCGCAACAAGTGGCAAATAAATGGAATGCTAGTAACGATTATTGGCATAATATGTTGGCACAAAAAGGAATGATTGTAGCTTGTGTAGATGGACGTGGAACAGGTTTTAAAGGAAGTGATTTTAAAAAATCTACCTACTTAAATTTAGTGAAATACGAAACTGAAGACCAAATTGCTGCTGCAAAAAAGTTGGCAGAACGTTCTTATATCGATAAAAATAATATCGGGATTTGGGGTTGGTCTTTTGGTGGGCACATGAGTACAAATTCTTTATTAAAAGGAAACGATATTTTTACCACTGCAATTGCTGTTGCTCCAGTAACTTCTTGGCGTTTTTACGACACTGTGTATACAGAACGTTTTTTAAGAACTCCACAAGAAAATCCTGCTGGTTATGATGAGAATTCTCCAATTAATTATGCAGATAAGTTAGAAGGAAACTATTTATTAGTCCACGGAACTGGAGACGATAATGTGCATGTGCAAAATTCTTATCGAATGATAAACGCATTAATTAAAGCCAATAAACAGTTTGATATGTTTATTGTACCTTATAGAACACACGGAATTTATAAAGGAAAAAATATGCGTTTGAATTTATACACAAAAATGACCAACTTTTTAGAAGCGCATTTACTAAATAATAAATAA
- a CDS encoding DUF1569 domain-containing protein, producing MRASKVNWVNFLNFEDIKNTLSTLKTNAKPLFGKMNGQQMVEHLAFLMKISNGKIKADYFVEDEKSARRKAFLNTDGELQVGFKASMLSEEPIPAKFNSLEESINDLILQIEDFQKHFKTAKLENHPFFGELDYKYWQKFHVKHFTHHFKQFGLV from the coding sequence ATAAGAGCATCAAAAGTTAATTGGGTAAATTTTTTAAATTTTGAGGATATAAAAAATACACTTTCAACTTTAAAAACAAATGCAAAACCTCTTTTTGGAAAAATGAACGGACAGCAAATGGTAGAGCATTTGGCTTTTTTGATGAAGATTTCTAACGGAAAAATAAAAGCAGATTATTTTGTAGAAGATGAAAAATCGGCAAGAAGAAAAGCTTTTTTAAATACAGATGGTGAGCTACAAGTTGGTTTTAAAGCATCCATGTTATCAGAAGAACCAATTCCAGCAAAGTTTAATAGTTTAGAGGAATCGATAAACGATTTAATTTTACAAATTGAAGATTTTCAAAAACATTTTAAAACGGCAAAATTAGAGAATCATCCTTTTTTTGGAGAGTTAGATTATAAATATTGGCAAAAATTTCATGTAAAGCATTTTACACATCATTTTAAACAATTTGGATTGGTTTAA
- a CDS encoding thioredoxin family protein → MALTESNKFPTGTKAPDFTLRNTVNDKMVSLTEAKGKKGTVIMFICNHCPFVVHVNTELVKMANEYQQKGIGFIAISSNEIENYPQDAPKYMKQVAQNLNYPFPYLFDETQEVAKNYDAACTPDFYVFDENLLTVYHGQLDSSRPNNGVPLTGKDIRNALDNLLENKPVLENQKPSVGCGIKWK, encoded by the coding sequence ATGGCACTAACAGAATCCAATAAATTTCCTACAGGAACAAAAGCACCCGATTTTACTTTACGAAATACAGTAAACGATAAAATGGTTTCTTTAACCGAAGCAAAAGGTAAAAAAGGAACCGTAATTATGTTTATCTGTAATCATTGTCCGTTTGTAGTTCATGTAAATACTGAGTTGGTGAAAATGGCGAATGAATACCAACAAAAGGGAATTGGTTTTATAGCCATAAGTTCTAATGAGATTGAAAATTACCCTCAAGATGCACCAAAATATATGAAACAAGTTGCCCAAAATTTAAACTATCCTTTTCCGTATTTGTTTGATGAAACTCAAGAAGTAGCAAAGAATTACGATGCTGCTTGTACACCAGATTTTTATGTGTTTGATGAAAATTTATTAACTGTTTATCATGGACAATTAGACAGTTCGAGACCCAATAATGGAGTGCCATTAACAGGAAAAGATATAAGAAATGCTTTAGATAATTTATTAGAAAATAAACCTGTTTTAGAAAACCAAAAACCAAGTGTTGGTTGTGGTATTAAGTGGAAGTAA
- a CDS encoding thioredoxin family protein, giving the protein MKKIIILLAITAFVFQTNAQKINWISLEKAVELQKTNPKKIMMDMYAVWCGPCKMLDKNTFQNKSVAAYVNKNYYAVKFNAEGNEEISFKDKIFTNPNYNPKKARGRNSGHELSAYFGVRAYPTIVFLDEKADFIAPIPGYKTPKQLELFLKLFESDAYKEIKNKEDFVKYQESFQFKFTE; this is encoded by the coding sequence ATGAAAAAAATAATAATACTTTTAGCAATTACTGCCTTTGTTTTTCAAACGAATGCTCAAAAAATAAATTGGATTAGCCTAGAAAAAGCTGTGGAGCTTCAAAAAACAAATCCTAAAAAAATTATGATGGATATGTATGCTGTTTGGTGTGGTCCTTGTAAAATGTTAGATAAAAATACTTTTCAGAATAAAAGTGTTGCTGCATATGTAAATAAAAACTACTATGCTGTAAAGTTTAATGCGGAAGGAAATGAAGAAATTTCTTTTAAAGATAAGATTTTTACAAACCCAAATTACAATCCAAAGAAAGCAAGAGGTAGAAATTCTGGGCACGAATTATCTGCTTATTTTGGAGTAAGAGCATACCCAACAATTGTCTTTTTAGATGAAAAAGCCGATTTTATTGCTCCAATTCCTGGTTACAAAACTCCAAAACAGTTAGAGTTGTTTTTAAAATTATTTGAAAGCGATGCTTATAAAGAGATAAAAAATAAAGAAGATTTTGTAAAATATCAAGAAAGTTTTCAATTTAAATTTACAGAGTAA
- a CDS encoding peptide MFS transporter, giving the protein MEFKYGGSATNQKTVLGHPSGLFVLFFTEMWERFSYYGMRALLVLFLVSTIIDGGWEWTRADALLLYGWYTGLVYLTPIIGGYIADKFMGYRKAVVLGAFIMTLGHASMALEGMTSVFFYAGLSFLIIGNGFFKPNISSMVGQLYKSQGREKDAGYTIFYMGINSGAFLGILLCGYIGENVGWHYGFGLAGIFMFLGMLQFHFSQKIFGKIGLSPKQTIDFENVIENSLEETEEDIEEVIKEVENSKVVRDRMFVIGVFSLFVIFFWWAFEQAGGSMTVFAADYTDRTLVGGAALTFKIANTIITVVPMIVITWVLIMLFKQTYSKYLIANLLLGLSFVIIWGIVIWMLNREFQSDTTEVPASWFSVLNSLFIILFAPVFSKIWESKYNPSGPVKFAIGLLLVGLGFGVLAYGASAIPEGAKTASVSLLFLVIAYLLHTLGELCVSPVGLSYVSKLAPVKFVSLMFGLWFTANFFANLLGGFTGSFIDPISEQYGLSTFFLIFTIIPIAAALIMLLLNPILKRKMHGIE; this is encoded by the coding sequence ATGGAATTTAAGTATGGAGGTTCAGCAACGAACCAAAAAACTGTTTTAGGACACCCATCAGGTTTGTTCGTATTATTTTTCACGGAAATGTGGGAACGATTTTCTTATTACGGAATGCGAGCTTTATTGGTATTGTTTCTCGTATCAACAATAATAGATGGTGGCTGGGAATGGACTAGAGCAGATGCATTATTATTATATGGATGGTATACAGGTTTAGTATATTTAACGCCTATTATTGGAGGTTATATTGCAGATAAATTTATGGGCTACAGAAAAGCTGTTGTTTTAGGTGCGTTTATTATGACTCTTGGACATGCTTCTATGGCATTAGAAGGTATGACCTCAGTTTTCTTTTATGCAGGACTTTCTTTTCTAATTATTGGTAATGGTTTTTTTAAACCAAATATCTCTTCTATGGTTGGTCAGTTATATAAATCGCAAGGTCGAGAAAAAGATGCAGGCTATACCATATTTTATATGGGAATTAATTCTGGAGCTTTTTTAGGAATTCTTTTATGTGGTTACATTGGCGAGAATGTTGGTTGGCATTATGGTTTTGGTTTGGCTGGAATTTTTATGTTTTTAGGAATGTTACAGTTTCATTTTTCTCAAAAAATATTTGGAAAAATAGGATTATCTCCAAAACAAACAATAGATTTTGAAAATGTAATTGAAAATAGCCTTGAAGAAACTGAAGAGGATATAGAAGAGGTAATTAAAGAAGTTGAAAACTCGAAAGTAGTTAGAGATAGAATGTTTGTTATCGGTGTATTTTCATTATTTGTAATCTTTTTTTGGTGGGCATTTGAACAAGCAGGAGGCTCTATGACAGTTTTTGCAGCAGATTATACAGACAGAACCTTAGTTGGAGGTGCTGCATTAACTTTTAAAATAGCAAACACTATAATTACTGTAGTTCCAATGATAGTAATTACTTGGGTGTTAATAATGTTGTTTAAACAGACTTATAGTAAATATCTTATTGCAAATTTGTTACTAGGTTTAAGTTTTGTAATTATTTGGGGTATTGTAATTTGGATGTTAAATAGAGAGTTTCAATCAGATACAACAGAAGTGCCTGCCTCTTGGTTTTCCGTATTAAATTCTTTATTTATTATTTTATTTGCACCCGTTTTTTCTAAAATTTGGGAAAGTAAATACAATCCTTCTGGTCCTGTTAAATTTGCCATAGGCTTACTTTTAGTTGGTTTAGGTTTTGGCGTACTCGCTTATGGTGCTTCAGCAATTCCTGAAGGGGCAAAAACAGCTTCTGTTAGTTTACTATTTTTAGTAATTGCATATTTACTTCATACTTTAGGGGAGCTTTGTGTTTCTCCTGTTGGGTTGTCTTATGTGAGTAAATTAGCTCCTGTAAAATTCGTTAGTTTAATGTTTGGTCTTTGGTTTACAGCCAATTTCTTTGCAAATCTTTTAGGTGGGTTCACAGGGAGTTTTATAGACCCTATTTCAGAACAATATGGCTTGTCTACTTTCTTTTTAATCTTTACAATTATACCAATTGCAGCAGCTTTAATCATGTTGCTATTAAACCCAATTTTAAAACGAAAAATGCATGGAATCGAATAG
- a CDS encoding C40 family peptidase translates to MKKGVFLVVLFSMLMSCSSSKKVVKTSNKPISKADKIVTNALKYQGVRYKFGGTTTRGMDCSGIVYVAFGEENVQLPRISRDMAKAGKKVSLKKVKKGDLLFFKTSKTRRRINHVGLIVSVKKGVIRFIHSTTSRGVIISSLSEKYWKKAFVKAIAIL, encoded by the coding sequence ATGAAAAAAGGTGTTTTCCTTGTTGTTTTATTCTCTATGTTGATGAGTTGCTCTTCTTCAAAAAAAGTTGTTAAAACGTCTAATAAACCAATTTCGAAAGCCGATAAGATTGTTACAAATGCCCTAAAATACCAAGGTGTTAGATATAAATTTGGAGGCACAACAACTAGAGGAATGGATTGTTCTGGAATTGTATATGTTGCTTTTGGAGAAGAAAATGTACAGTTGCCAAGAATCTCTAGAGATATGGCGAAAGCTGGAAAGAAAGTCTCACTTAAAAAGGTTAAAAAAGGCGATTTATTATTCTTTAAAACGTCTAAAACAAGAAGAAGAATCAATCATGTAGGCTTAATCGTTTCCGTTAAAAAAGGAGTTATTCGATTTATACATTCTACAACTTCTAGAGGAGTTATTATTTCTTCATTATCAGAAAAATATTGGAAAAAAGCATTTGTAAAAGCGATTGCTATTTTGTAA
- a CDS encoding nucleotide pyrophosphohydrolase, producing the protein MNIENAQKQVDDWIKNHGVRYFNELTNMAQLTEEVGEVARIIARRYGEQSEKESDKNKDLGEELADVLFVVLCLANQTGIDLQDAFEKKLDIKTKRDHNRHHNNQKLK; encoded by the coding sequence ATGAACATAGAAAACGCACAAAAACAAGTAGACGATTGGATAAAAAATCACGGAGTTCGTTATTTTAATGAATTAACAAACATGGCGCAATTAACGGAAGAAGTTGGTGAAGTTGCTAGAATTATTGCAAGACGTTATGGAGAGCAAAGTGAAAAAGAGTCGGATAAAAATAAAGATTTAGGCGAAGAATTGGCAGATGTATTATTTGTGGTTTTATGTTTAGCAAATCAAACAGGAATCGATTTGCAAGATGCTTTTGAGAAGAAATTAGATATTAAAACAAAACGCGATCACAATCGCCATCATAACAATCAAAAATTAAAATAA
- a CDS encoding NAD(P)/FAD-dependent oxidoreductase: MNKIIIIGGGAAGYFTAINAKENNPDLDITILEKGKDVLQKVKISGGGRCNVTHACFEPKELVKFYPRGEKELLGPFHQFMTGDTFEWFDDRGVPLKIEDDNRVFPEANTSQAIIDCFQKSVDKLGIKVLTNHGVNSVYQQDNQWVINTKEQVFKADKLVIAAGSSKKVWALCETLNHSVIEPVPSLFTFNINDKRIVDLLGIAVPNATVNILGTKLQASGPLLITHWGMSGPAVLKLSAFGARILADKNYQYNIKVNWLSRPTDKILNVLLNLKKKEPRKTVILKSPFTEISKRLWERFVKFSDIDANQNWADLNSRQLENLANQLTKGVYNANGRTTFKDEFVTAGGIDLKEINFKRFESRKYKNLFFVGEVLNIDAVTGGFNFQNAWTGGFICAKALTED; this comes from the coding sequence ATGAATAAAATAATAATTATTGGTGGAGGAGCAGCAGGCTATTTTACAGCGATAAATGCGAAAGAAAATAATCCAGACTTAGACATTACAATTCTCGAAAAAGGAAAAGATGTTTTACAGAAAGTGAAAATTTCTGGAGGTGGAAGATGTAATGTAACACATGCTTGTTTCGAGCCAAAAGAATTGGTTAAATTTTATCCAAGAGGAGAAAAAGAATTACTCGGGCCTTTTCATCAATTTATGACGGGTGATACTTTCGAATGGTTTGATGATAGAGGAGTTCCATTAAAGATTGAAGATGATAATCGTGTTTTTCCAGAGGCAAATACGAGTCAGGCAATTATAGATTGCTTCCAAAAATCTGTTGATAAGTTAGGAATTAAAGTGTTAACAAATCATGGTGTAAACTCTGTTTATCAACAAGACAATCAGTGGGTTATTAACACAAAAGAGCAGGTGTTTAAAGCTGATAAATTAGTAATTGCAGCAGGAAGTTCTAAAAAAGTTTGGGCATTGTGCGAAACCTTAAACCACTCTGTAATAGAACCTGTTCCGTCTTTGTTTACCTTTAATATCAACGATAAAAGAATTGTAGATTTATTAGGAATCGCTGTTCCAAATGCAACTGTAAATATTTTAGGTACAAAATTACAAGCTTCTGGCCCTTTGTTAATTACACATTGGGGAATGAGTGGTCCAGCCGTTTTAAAACTGTCTGCTTTTGGTGCAAGAATTTTGGCAGATAAAAATTATCAATATAATATTAAAGTAAATTGGCTCTCAAGACCCACAGATAAAATATTAAATGTTTTACTGAATTTAAAAAAGAAAGAACCTCGAAAAACGGTGATTTTAAAATCGCCATTTACCGAAATTTCAAAAAGATTGTGGGAACGTTTTGTAAAGTTTTCAGATATCGATGCAAATCAAAATTGGGCAGATTTGAATTCTCGTCAATTAGAAAATTTGGCAAATCAGCTTACAAAAGGCGTTTACAACGCAAATGGTAGAACTACGTTTAAAGATGAATTTGTAACTGCTGGAGGAATCGATTTAAAGGAAATAAACTTTAAACGTTTTGAAAGTAGAAAATACAAAAATCTGTTTTTCGTTGGCGAAGTTTTAAATATTGATGCTGTAACTGGCGGTTTCAACTTCCAAAATGCGTGGACAGGTGGTTTTATTTGTGCAAAAGCTTTGACAGAAGATTAA
- a CDS encoding GYDIA family GHMP kinase — protein MKNYYSNGKLLLTGEYLVLDGAKSLALPTKFGQNLIVEKIKEPQIIWGSFTNEGECWFEAIFDLKKLRLTSATFNSNKEGSADIIAETLLDILKEAKRMNPKFLETENGFLVKTALTFPRDWGLGSSSTLINSIASWANVDAFQLLWNSFKGSGYDIACAQNNTPIFYQIKDKKPVVNQVNFNPIFKENLFFVYLNQKQDSKEGIAKFRESGNNFDKEIKRISEISDEFLEVKSISEFNKLIVEHEQIISSIIKLKPVKEKLFPDYFGEIKSLGAWGGDFVLVTGNKETPTYFKNKGFETVLTFKQMIL, from the coding sequence TTGAAAAACTATTATTCAAACGGAAAACTTTTACTAACAGGCGAATACCTCGTTTTAGATGGCGCCAAATCTTTGGCTCTACCCACTAAATTCGGACAAAACCTAATTGTTGAAAAAATTAAAGAACCCCAAATTATTTGGGGAAGTTTTACAAATGAAGGCGAATGTTGGTTTGAAGCAATTTTCGATTTAAAAAAACTACGACTAACATCAGCAACATTTAATTCAAATAAAGAAGGCAGTGCAGATATTATTGCAGAAACGTTGTTAGATATTTTAAAGGAAGCCAAAAGAATGAATCCAAAATTTTTGGAAACAGAAAATGGCTTTCTTGTAAAAACAGCACTCACTTTTCCAAGAGATTGGGGTTTAGGAAGTTCATCAACCTTAATAAATTCTATTGCAAGTTGGGCAAATGTAGATGCTTTTCAACTGTTATGGAATTCCTTTAAAGGAAGTGGTTACGATATTGCTTGTGCGCAAAATAATACGCCAATATTTTATCAAATTAAAGATAAAAAACCTGTTGTAAATCAAGTTAATTTTAACCCCATTTTTAAAGAAAATTTGTTTTTTGTCTACTTAAATCAGAAACAAGATTCGAAAGAGGGAATTGCAAAATTTAGAGAAAGTGGCAATAATTTTGATAAAGAAATAAAAAGAATTTCTGAAATTTCTGATGAGTTTTTAGAAGTAAAATCTATATCAGAATTTAATAAATTAATTGTTGAACACGAGCAAATTATCAGTTCAATTATCAAATTAAAACCAGTAAAAGAAAAATTATTTCCAGATTATTTTGGCGAAATAAAAAGTTTAGGGGCTTGGGGTGGCGATTTTGTACTAGTTACTGGAAATAAAGAAACACCAACTTATTTTAAAAATAAAGGGTTTGAAACAGTTTTAACTTTCAAACAAATGATTTTATAA